A segment of the uncultured Desulfobulbus sp. genome:
AAATACCCCCAAACCCGGCAAAAGGAAATCCGGTGGGCGCAAGGGCCACAAAGGTCACCGTCAGCAGCTCATACCACCGACAACAACAGAAATCGTGCACCCCGGTCCGTGCACCTGCGGTTGCCGGACGTTTACCGAGCTCCGGCCTTACCACACCCATCAGCACATTGAGCTACCCGAAATTGCGATGACAGTCATCCATTTCATCCTCTACCGAGGCAAGTGCGCCAACTGTGGGAAAACCGGCAAAGGACATACACCAAAAAGATTTCAAACCGGCTTTGGCCCCCGACTCTGTGCGCTGGTGGCCGAGATCGGCGGTATTGAAGGAAACAGTCGGCAAGCCATCCAGGCTTTTTGCTCCTCAGTGCTGGGCATCAGTATCAGTCTTGGTGCCATCCAGAATATTATTGATCGGGCCTCCAAGGCTATCCATCCTCATTATGAGGCGATCGGCGAGAAGGCTCATGCCGTTGCGGTTAACCATGTTGACGAAACCCCATGGAAAAACAACGGCAAACTCAACTGGCTCTGGGTGATGGCCAGCACGGTGGTTGCCTATTTCATGGTCCACACCAATCGATCCAAGGACGCCTTTGAATCCTTGGTCGGAGGTTGGGAAGGCATCCTGGTCAGTGACGGCTATCGGCTGTATCAAAACTGGGTGCATGCCCGGCAAACCTGCCTGGCCCACCTGATCCGCCGGGCAAAGGGACTTGCCGAGCGAAAAGATCCTGAACTTGCTCGATGTGGAGCCTGGGCCAGAGATGAATTGCGCCGCCTATGCAGGATGGCCAAGGATCCGCCAACAAAAGCGGAGTGGTACGCATTTTATGCCCGGCTCAACCGGCTGATCGCGCTGTATATCGACTCCGACAGTGAAGCGGGGAAGCTTGTCCGCCATATCGATACGGAAATGGGCTCACTCTTCACCTTCCTGCTCGAGGATGGCGTTGATCCGACCAACAACTTCGGAGAGCGCATGCTGCGCTATGCCGTACTCTGGCGAAAACGCAGTCAAGGGACCAGCAGTGATAAAGGTAACCGCTGGGTGGAACGCATTGTTTCGCTCAGGCAAACCTGCCGTCTGCAGGGTAAATCATCCTTCCACGTTCTCGTGGACGCGATGGATGCTTTTTTCAAAGATCAACAGCCGGACCTGGAATGGATTAGGTTGGCGACTTGAGGTGCCCCCCTGATCGGTTACGCTGTTTATCTACGTTAAAAGAATAGATTTATATGAAAAAGTCAGCCCCCAAGACATTCTTTTTTTTTGGTGTCTAAATTTAGACGGCTTGTTGAGCCTGGGGGTATTATCGAGAAACTACATAATTACTTGTTAGCCTATAGAAAATTTTGTACATAATAGAATTTATCACTATAATTATACAGAAAGGATATGAATAAATTATGAAAGCCTCTTCCCCCGATTCTTTTTTAATAGGATATCCTCGTTCTGGAACGAATTTTTTACAATCTGTGGTAGAAGCATCTAGCAATCGTCAAGCACGATCTCTTTATCAAAGTAAATTATCTTTAAATCCAGCCCCAATTTCTTTGAAATCGCATGCTTTTAGTCTTAAGACCCTTCTACATGAAATTCATGTATTGACAAAGCAAGATATTTCTCCTGAAAAAATAATAATTATCTTTCGAGATCCTCGAGATGTAATTATATCTTATTTTGAATTTACAGAAACAATACTAAAATTATCTCTCAAGCAAGATTCGTTTCTTCAAAAAATGTTTTTCGATCCCTTCAATATAACAGCACGAAATGCACAAACTGAAGATTATTTGGATACACTTACGGTTGAAGAAGCCTATAAATTACACGCCAAAAACTGGTTTGAATTTGAAGACGATAAAATTAATTCATTGGTAGTACATTTTGAAAAATTAAAAGTCAAACCGACCAAAGAGTTCAGGAAGATTCTTGATTTTTTAGATATTACTGGCCCAATTGCCGAAGATAAATTTGACTTAAAAGTCTCTCAGTATTCAGAAAATGATCGCCCACGCGGAATTGCCAGAGGCTGGAAGCAAAATATTCATCGATACCGGGTATTAATTAACCAAGTCGAGAAACAATTGAGTCAAGAAATTGATATGCTAGGCTACAATGATTGATCTCCGATGTGGTTTCACAAATACAACTAAAAACGCTGGAGAGGGACCGGGCAACCTGCGCGGCGTTTGGGAAAGTATGTGGTTCAGGAACATTTACCTTTTATCTGAACTTTTGGGGTTTAAAAGCCCGGCCCCTCAGCTCCCCGGTGAGTCATCTTGGACAGGAGGTGAGAGGTGTTATCGTATCATCCCACACAACAACAAGTTTCAATGTTGGAACCTCCTCAGCATTCAACAATCAGGAGACTGCAGAACCAATAACCACTCCCCTGTAATATAAGTAGAGTATATGAAACAAATAATTGGACAACAGATGGTCAGTATATGGGTTCTTGCGGGGCTGGTTCTGGCTGCGTTGCCATGTCCGAGTGTCGCGGCCGAAAAGATTGTGCTGGTCAGTTCAAAAGACACCAAAACATCATTTTATGGCAGATGGCTCGATTTGATCTATGCCGAAGTCTTTCGACGGCTCGGCTATGAATTTCAATATGACGGCTACCCCGGCGGACGCGCCCCAATCATGGCGGAAAATGGAGAAGTAGATGGAGAAATCCACCGCGGGGTTGAATATGAGAAGGTAACGAAAAACCTTCTTAGGGTGCCAGAGCCGAGTATTTCCGCTTCCTATATGGCCTATACGGTTTCATCGGGAATTGTCTTGAATGGCTGGGAGAGCCTCAAAAATACCTCCTATACCGTTGAATATCGCCGGGGCGCGAAAGTCCCTGAGGCCGCCCTCCCATCAGTTGTCAACGCTGAAAAATTATCCGACATCACAACGGCCGAACAGGGCTTCAAGAAACTTATTACGGGACGCATCGATATTTATATCGAACAAGAAGCCGTTGCTTTAGAGACGCTCCAAAAATTAGATCCAACTGAATTTAACATAAAATCAGTCTACATAGCAGGTATCATGTATTCGGGAGAGAGTTATGTCTATTTGCACAAAAAACATACAAATTTACTCCCGAAAATTGCTGACACCCTGAAGGTCATGAAGCGAGAAGGTGTGATCGAACGCTATAAAGAAGTCGCCCTGAAAGCGCAATAACGATGAGACAGGTTGAGAACATTATGTAAACATTTGGGGACAGACCACAGTTTATGTTTAACGGTATCCCGTAGGTATCTCAGTATCCCCGGAAAGCTCCTCATCGCAAGGTGGGCGGCGGGTTCAACTTCTGGTGCTCTAATTACGAGGAGAAATGACATTCCTGTTCAGTTGACGCTATAACGTCAAAGCGTTATTGTATTGAAATAACTACAGGAGGAATTTGTTATGGAACCTGCACTGAAACGCGCAACTATTTATCTCGATCCACAGTTACATAAAGCTCTCAAGCTCAAGTCCATCGAAACCTCGAAATCTATTTCAGCCCTGGTCAATCAGGCTGTAAAGGATGCCCTCGCAGAGGATGCAGCCGATATTGCTGCCTTTGAGGAACGGGAAAAGGAATCTGTGGTCAGTTTTGCCGAGATGGTTACGAGGTTAAAAAACGATGGCAGGATATGAGGTCCTGTTCAAGGAATCGGTCTACAAAGATCTTCGGCGCATTCCGAAAACCGATTTAAAGCGAATCCTGGCAAGAATTGAACAGCTTGGACTTGATCCCAGGCCGCCAGGAAGCCAAAAGCTTACTGGGGCTGAATTATACCGAGTTCGCCAGGGAAACTACCGGATCGTTTATACGATTGAAGATGATAAATTGATTGTTTGCGTGGTCAAAGTGGGCCATCGAAAGGAAGTTTATAGACAGGAGTGATCTGAAAGAATTATTCGGTGCGCCAGGATAAGCCCGGCGCTTTCAGCGGGTGAGATTCCCGCCCCGGAAAGGGGAATGAGCCGCCCCACCGGGAATCGAGTCTTGGGCTCATGAAGGTAACGACATGAGTTAAGCGTAGACAGAGCGATGTCTGGGCCGTAACGCAAGTGAAGCGATTGAGCCTCGTTACACATCCGGAGGCAGACAGGGGCGAAAACCTGGAAGGCAATAGTAGGCGACCGCCACGGGCGATGGTCGCTGGAGACTCCGGCGGGGTCTGAGAGTACGGCACGGACAGAAACGGAAGCGTCATGGAACCTGGGAGATCCATCGTCGTCTTGGTGTGGCTGTATGTGACTGAGTATGCCGACCGAATGGACCATCCTGAGGAAGGCAAATGCAACGGTGGAAGTCGGACTCGCTGGTAGTACTCGGAGCGCGGGAAAGCCGCGTACATGGGGAAGCGGCGGGGCAGGTTGAGTAGCTGGTCTGGGGAAACATTCCCTGCACTCAGAGGTAGGATACGGATGTCACCGCAACTGGATCAGATCGTTGATAAAGCAAAGTCAAATCCAAAGCTGCAATTCACCTCGTTGGCCCATTTGCTCACACCGGAGTTTCTGAAGGAAACCTGGCGGCAGATAAATCGACGTGGTGCGAGTGGCGTGGATGGTGAGACGACGAAGGAGTTTGAGCAGGACTTGGATGAACGGGTCCGGGGGTTGTGTGAACGCTTGAAGCAAGGAATCTATAGGGCTCCACCGGTCCGCCGTGTGGAGATTCCGAAAGGTCCGGGCAAGGCAGGTACGAGACCGTTGGGTATTCCGACGGTCGAAGACCGCCTGCTGCAGAGGGCTGTAGCACGGATACTGGAATCGGTGTTCGAGACGAATTTCCTGGAATTCTCGTATGGATTCCGGCCTGGACGAAATCCTCACGGCGCCCTCAAAGCATTACGTGCGGTGATCGTGACGAAGAAGGTAGGATACTTGTTCGAGGCCGACATCCGTGGATATTTTAACCATATCCAGCATGACTGGCTGCTGAAGATGGTAGCTCATCGAATTGCAGACCCCGTGATATTGCGGCTGATTGGTAAATGGCTGAACGCGGGTTTCATGTCGGGTGGAGTAGTATCGCGGACCGAAGAAGGGTCGCCACAGGGTGGGCCGATCAGCCCAATCCTGGCAAATATCTACCTGCACTACGTGCTTGATCTTTGGTTTGCAAAGAAGGTCAAGCCCTGGTGCACCGGAGAGGTATACCTGACGCGGTTTGCTGACGACTTCGTGGTAAATTTCCAATACAGGTGTGATGCGGAAGGATTCGCAAGAGTCTTGCCCAAACGATTCGGGAAATTCGGGCTGGAATTGGCAGAGGAAAAGACACGGTTGATGCGTTTTGGGCGCTTCGCGCGGGCTGACATGGAGAGAACCGGCAACAAACCGGAAACGCCTGCGACGGCGCAGTCAGAGGCATCGAATGTATTGGAGCTACCTCAAGAGTTGCTCCTGGTTTGAACTGCCCTACGCGGTGTCAATATTACATCCGTCGATTTGACGAACGGTCAACGAGTGTAGCCTGGGGAGCCCGTTGCGGGAATTCCGCACGGCGGGTTCTGCGAGGGGGGGGCAAGAGGGTAACTTCAAGGCCCATCTCTACCCACCACAATATCGATCATGATCTCATGATGAAAGCAGTGCGCAGGCATACGGATCAGAAGTGGATCCTTCTGTATGTGGAGAGGTGGCTGAAGGCCCCGATACTCATGACAGATGAGACACTTTTGTATCCGAAGAAAGGGACTCCGCAAGGAGGCGTGGTCAGCCCGTTGCTGGCTAACCTCTTTCTGCATTACGCATTCGACAAATGGATGGAACGTGAAAACCCCTCAATTCCGTTTGAAAGATATGCCGATGATGCAGTGTGCCACTGTCAAAGCCAAACCCAGGCGGAGAGGCTGAAAGAAAAGCTGAGTGCACGTATGTGGGATGTCGGACTGGAGTTACATCCTGAGAAGACGAAGATTGTTTATTGTAAAGACGATGATCGTAGGAAGGGATATCCCTGTACGAAATTTGATTTCCTTGGGTATACATTTCAACCCAGGCGGTCAAAGAATAAGTGGGGAAAGTATTTTATCAACTTCTCCCCTGCGATCAGCGATAAGACCGCCAAAGCAATTCGCCAGACCTCACGGCAATGGCACTGGCCAGAGCGTAGTGACAAGAGTCTGGAAGATATGGCCAGGATGTTCAATCCGATCGTTCTGGGGTGGATAACCTACTATGGTCGTAACTATAAATCTGCAATGTACCCAACTCTGAAATGCCTGGATCGCCGATTGGTGATGTGGGCAACAAGGAAATATAAACG
Coding sequences within it:
- a CDS encoding IS66 family transposase; amino-acid sequence: MADTEYTPLDFQISDAELEQLPASVLRPIIRNLLDHNVLQDQRIRELTAEVSQLKARIDQNSSNSNKPPSSDSPYQENTPKPGKRKSGGRKGHKGHRQQLIPPTTTEIVHPGPCTCGCRTFTELRPYHTHQHIELPEIAMTVIHFILYRGKCANCGKTGKGHTPKRFQTGFGPRLCALVAEIGGIEGNSRQAIQAFCSSVLGISISLGAIQNIIDRASKAIHPHYEAIGEKAHAVAVNHVDETPWKNNGKLNWLWVMASTVVAYFMVHTNRSKDAFESLVGGWEGILVSDGYRLYQNWVHARQTCLAHLIRRAKGLAERKDPELARCGAWARDELRRLCRMAKDPPTKAEWYAFYARLNRLIALYIDSDSEAGKLVRHIDTEMGSLFTFLLEDGVDPTNNFGERMLRYAVLWRKRSQGTSSDKGNRWVERIVSLRQTCRLQGKSSFHVLVDAMDAFFKDQQPDLEWIRLAT
- a CDS encoding sulfotransferase domain-containing protein, with amino-acid sequence MKASSPDSFLIGYPRSGTNFLQSVVEASSNRQARSLYQSKLSLNPAPISLKSHAFSLKTLLHEIHVLTKQDISPEKIIIIFRDPRDVIISYFEFTETILKLSLKQDSFLQKMFFDPFNITARNAQTEDYLDTLTVEEAYKLHAKNWFEFEDDKINSLVVHFEKLKVKPTKEFRKILDFLDITGPIAEDKFDLKVSQYSENDRPRGIARGWKQNIHRYRVLINQVEKQLSQEIDMLGYND
- a CDS encoding transporter substrate-binding domain-containing protein gives rise to the protein MKQIIGQQMVSIWVLAGLVLAALPCPSVAAEKIVLVSSKDTKTSFYGRWLDLIYAEVFRRLGYEFQYDGYPGGRAPIMAENGEVDGEIHRGVEYEKVTKNLLRVPEPSISASYMAYTVSSGIVLNGWESLKNTSYTVEYRRGAKVPEAALPSVVNAEKLSDITTAEQGFKKLITGRIDIYIEQEAVALETLQKLDPTEFNIKSVYIAGIMYSGESYVYLHKKHTNLLPKIADTLKVMKREGVIERYKEVALKAQ
- a CDS encoding type II toxin-antitoxin system RelE/ParE family toxin; this encodes MAGYEVLFKESVYKDLRRIPKTDLKRILARIEQLGLDPRPPGSQKLTGAELYRVRQGNYRIVYTIEDDKLIVCVVKVGHRKEVYRQE
- a CDS encoding reverse transcriptase domain-containing protein; protein product: MSPQLDQIVDKAKSNPKLQFTSLAHLLTPEFLKETWRQINRRGASGVDGETTKEFEQDLDERVRGLCERLKQGIYRAPPVRRVEIPKGPGKAGTRPLGIPTVEDRLLQRAVARILESVFETNFLEFSYGFRPGRNPHGALKALRAVIVTKKVGYLFEADIRGYFNHIQHDWLLKMVAHRIADPVILRLIGKWLNAGFMSGGVVSRTEEGSPQGGPISPILANIYLHYVLDLWFAKKVKPWCTGEVYLTRFADDFVVNFQYRCDAEGFARVLPKRFGKFGLELAEEKTRLMRFGRFARADMERTGNKPETPATAQSEASNVLELPQELLLV
- a CDS encoding reverse transcriptase domain-containing protein, producing the protein MNCPTRCQYYIRRFDERSTSVAWGARCGNSARRVLRGGGKRVTSRPISTHHNIDHDLMMKAVRRHTDQKWILLYVERWLKAPILMTDETLLYPKKGTPQGGVVSPLLANLFLHYAFDKWMERENPSIPFERYADDAVCHCQSQTQAERLKEKLSARMWDVGLELHPEKTKIVYCKDDDRRKGYPCTKFDFLGYTFQPRRSKNKWGKYFINFSPAISDKTAKAIRQTSRQWHWPERSDKSLEDMARMFNPIVLGWITYYGRNYKSAMYPTLKCLDRRLVMWATRKYKRLRGHRRRAQHWLDRITQKTAIFICPLANAPRACSGWMIGAG